One window from the genome of Parachlamydiales bacterium encodes:
- the infB gene encoding translation initiation factor IF-2 gives MAKNLKLNIKNEQLAQAVNLGNIKGKLAKKGSSSDASQAPSANAKNADASSSESQPKEEAPRIKARSRSAFAEPAASTSATPPVENLKAETGTPLRKENFLQAEADADTARPKSNAELRRQIFGDEMDMSSGPMTPEPLPNAQYKPKPTPTPPPAQAQEEEPKAEAAVQKEEPVKAPQEEPKRPIERQAERPPRSEYTPQHHASTHSHPRPPQRYQDGPKHNAPFPQTESQKQDNIRYSESRRPAGPYEKLGPTGRHVKDLVPPPRPRTPRPGQDSRPPRQGDDRGPPRGPMGPRPQAPQAGAGAPPAQDKERRRPRAKDDTTTMSIAFRDADEAGKVAKGPKAKEFRDVKPARKLPDVQRSFDARDRHGLRADEEGQGWRKKKAKGRKLIEDTTQRPTTLVVRLPITVKDLASDMKLKASQLIAKLFMQGVAVTLNDLLEDETTIQLLGQEFGCEITVDRREEERIRITDKSIRDEIAERQEGETLLTRAPIVAFMGHVDHGKTSLIDAIRKSNRVAGEAGAITQHIGAFRCSTAVGDIAILDTPGHEAFSAMRARGADVTDIVVLVVAGDEGIRQQTIEAIQHAKTAGVTIVVAINKSDKPNYNTETVYRQLAEQNLLPEAWGGQTITINCSAVTGEGINALLEMLALQAEVLELKAIPEMRARGTVLESELHKGMGNVTTVLVQNGTLHRGDAVVFSQHWGRVKTMRNEFGKELETAGPSTPVEITGLSGLPDAGEEFIVVKSEKEAREIAEARSQGLTQKRMQQGRKMTMESMLLKSSEAGKKILNLIVRADVQGSLEALRTALEKIHSDKVDLNIIMSGVGEISESDVLMADTSKAAILGFHTQIEAHAEALIKQYGIRVYLHDIIYHAIDQAKELMTGMLDKIAEENEKGQVEVKAIFKSSQHGVIAGCQVSEGSIHRSNLVRLRRGKDIIWKGTISSLRRGKDDVREVQKGFECGVVLNGYNDAQEGDVIESYEMIYKLQEL, from the coding sequence TTGGCTAAAAATTTGAAATTAAACATTAAAAACGAGCAGCTTGCACAAGCAGTCAACCTGGGCAACATCAAAGGAAAGCTAGCTAAAAAAGGTTCATCTTCGGATGCTTCTCAAGCACCTAGCGCAAACGCCAAAAATGCGGACGCCTCCTCTTCAGAAAGTCAACCCAAAGAAGAAGCCCCTCGTATAAAAGCCAGATCACGCTCAGCTTTTGCCGAACCTGCAGCTTCAACTTCTGCTACCCCACCCGTGGAAAATCTTAAAGCGGAGACAGGAACACCTTTGCGTAAAGAAAATTTCCTGCAAGCTGAAGCCGATGCAGATACTGCTAGACCCAAATCAAATGCTGAACTCAGACGCCAAATCTTTGGCGATGAAATGGACATGTCCTCAGGACCTATGACTCCCGAGCCTCTTCCTAATGCTCAGTACAAACCGAAACCCACTCCAACTCCACCACCTGCACAAGCTCAGGAAGAGGAACCCAAGGCAGAGGCCGCTGTACAGAAAGAAGAGCCCGTAAAAGCTCCTCAGGAAGAACCTAAGCGACCCATTGAAAGACAAGCTGAAAGACCTCCCCGTTCTGAATACACACCTCAGCACCATGCTTCGACTCATTCTCATCCAAGACCTCCACAAAGATATCAGGATGGGCCAAAACATAACGCACCTTTCCCCCAAACGGAAAGCCAGAAACAAGATAACATCAGATATTCCGAATCACGTCGCCCAGCAGGCCCTTACGAAAAGTTAGGACCCACCGGTAGACACGTTAAAGATTTGGTTCCGCCTCCTAGGCCTAGAACACCTCGTCCGGGACAAGATAGCAGACCGCCACGTCAAGGTGATGACCGTGGACCTCCAAGAGGCCCAATGGGACCTAGGCCCCAAGCTCCTCAAGCCGGTGCAGGCGCTCCTCCAGCTCAAGATAAAGAAAGAAGACGTCCTCGCGCTAAAGACGATACGACAACTATGTCTATTGCCTTCAGAGATGCAGATGAGGCAGGAAAGGTTGCCAAAGGACCTAAAGCAAAAGAGTTCCGTGACGTTAAACCTGCTCGTAAACTGCCTGATGTTCAACGCTCCTTTGATGCCAGAGACCGCCACGGCCTAAGAGCCGATGAAGAGGGTCAAGGCTGGCGTAAGAAGAAAGCCAAAGGTCGTAAGCTTATCGAGGACACAACTCAACGTCCAACTACCCTTGTTGTACGTCTTCCAATCACAGTCAAAGACCTTGCTTCTGATATGAAGCTAAAAGCTTCTCAGCTTATTGCTAAATTATTCATGCAAGGTGTGGCTGTTACACTCAACGATCTTCTCGAAGATGAAACGACCATCCAACTTTTAGGACAAGAATTTGGATGCGAAATCACTGTTGACCGTCGTGAAGAAGAACGTATCCGTATCACCGATAAATCAATACGTGACGAAATCGCTGAACGCCAAGAAGGTGAAACTCTCCTAACTCGCGCCCCCATCGTTGCTTTCATGGGTCACGTCGACCACGGCAAAACCAGCCTCATCGATGCAATCCGTAAAAGTAACCGCGTTGCCGGTGAAGCAGGAGCTATTACCCAGCATATCGGCGCCTTCCGCTGCAGTACTGCTGTGGGTGACATCGCTATTCTTGATACTCCCGGTCACGAAGCCTTCTCCGCCATGCGAGCAAGGGGTGCAGATGTTACCGATATCGTCGTTCTCGTTGTCGCAGGCGATGAAGGAATCCGTCAACAAACGATTGAAGCGATTCAACATGCCAAAACTGCCGGCGTAACTATTGTCGTTGCTATCAACAAATCCGATAAGCCTAACTATAATACGGAAACTGTCTACAGACAGTTGGCAGAACAAAACCTTCTGCCTGAAGCTTGGGGCGGCCAAACCATCACGATTAACTGCTCTGCTGTTACAGGTGAAGGTATTAACGCACTTCTTGAAATGTTAGCTTTGCAAGCTGAAGTCCTCGAACTAAAAGCCATACCGGAAATGCGTGCACGCGGCACCGTTCTAGAGTCTGAATTGCACAAAGGAATGGGTAACGTTACTACTGTGCTCGTCCAAAACGGAACATTGCACCGCGGCGACGCCGTTGTCTTCAGCCAACACTGGGGACGCGTCAAAACGATGCGCAACGAGTTCGGTAAAGAACTGGAAACAGCTGGACCATCTACTCCTGTCGAGATCACTGGTCTTTCGGGACTTCCTGATGCCGGCGAAGAATTCATCGTCGTTAAATCCGAGAAGGAAGCTCGCGAAATCGCTGAAGCACGTTCGCAAGGCCTAACGCAGAAGAGAATGCAGCAAGGCAGAAAGATGACGATGGAAAGTATGCTCCTGAAGTCTAGCGAAGCCGGCAAGAAAATACTCAATTTGATTGTACGTGCTGACGTTCAAGGCTCTTTAGAAGCTTTACGCACTGCATTAGAGAAAATTCATTCTGACAAAGTCGATCTAAACATCATCATGTCCGGTGTAGGCGAAATTTCAGAATCCGATGTTCTCATGGCAGATACATCTAAAGCTGCCATCTTGGGCTTCCATACCCAGATTGAAGCACACGCAGAAGCCCTCATTAAACAATACGGAATCCGTGTTTACCTGCATGACATCATCTACCACGCTATCGATCAAGCTAAAGAGCTGATGACCGGCATGTTAGATAAAATTGCAGAAGAAAATGAGAAAGGCCAAGTTGAAGTTAAAGCTATCTTCAAATCCTCACAACATGGCGTCATCGCTGGTTGCCAAGTGTCGGAAGGCTCTATCCACCGTTCCAACCTTGTTCGCTTACGCCGTGGAAAAGATATCATCTGGAAAGGAACTATCTCTTCTCTTCGCCGCGGTAAAGACGACGTACGCGAAGTCCAAAAGGGCTTTGAATGCGGTGTAGTCTTAAACGGCTATAATGATGCGCAGGAAGGCGATGTGATCGAATCCTACGAGATGATTTATAAACTACAAGAATTATAA
- the nusA gene encoding transcription termination factor NusA, protein MNKELIAIFEYLEREKGIKREIVIAAIEESLQAAARKSINGASNVTVTIHPKTGSIDVYSEKEIVEEVEIPTLEISLEDARVIDPECQLGQFIDVMVKAGDFGRIAAQKARQIITRKLRGAERDVIYEEYRHRIGELISGTVKRFVRGTSLIVDLGKVEAILPMRNYPRTESYQVGDKVLALLLDVVDTENGGAEVILTRSHAEFVKALLAHEVPEIEDGTVVIDKIVREPGYRTKLSVHSENPKVDPVGACVGMRGTRVKNIVRELNNEKIDIIPFSTDPVELLQNALSPIEMRKISVNEEDNSISIVVEDDDFAAAIGKRGMNARLNSQLLGWDVEVKRMSEYHQEMAKQHDDMEKEGEAEDLDTELTGIEGVKPLIFETLFDHGYKTLRDFLRATPEKLAAIPGISLELADKILEKIRKKRI, encoded by the coding sequence ATGAACAAAGAGTTGATCGCCATCTTTGAATATCTAGAACGCGAGAAAGGGATCAAGCGTGAGATAGTGATTGCTGCTATCGAAGAATCCTTACAAGCAGCTGCACGAAAAAGCATCAATGGGGCCTCCAATGTAACCGTTACTATCCATCCTAAAACGGGCAGCATCGATGTATACAGCGAAAAAGAAATTGTAGAAGAAGTAGAAATCCCTACTCTCGAAATATCTCTCGAAGACGCTCGCGTCATCGACCCCGAGTGCCAACTCGGTCAATTCATCGACGTAATGGTCAAAGCCGGAGATTTTGGACGCATAGCCGCTCAAAAAGCCCGCCAAATCATCACACGTAAACTTCGCGGTGCAGAACGCGATGTTATATATGAAGAATACCGACACCGCATTGGAGAACTAATCTCCGGTACAGTAAAACGTTTTGTTCGCGGCACAAGCCTTATCGTCGATCTTGGCAAAGTGGAAGCTATCCTTCCGATGCGTAACTACCCACGCACCGAAAGTTATCAAGTCGGCGACAAAGTCCTTGCACTGCTATTAGATGTGGTTGACACCGAAAACGGCGGTGCCGAAGTCATCCTCACTCGCAGCCATGCAGAATTTGTAAAAGCCCTATTAGCGCACGAAGTTCCCGAAATCGAAGACGGTACCGTCGTTATCGATAAAATCGTCCGCGAACCAGGCTACCGCACTAAGTTATCAGTGCATTCAGAAAACCCCAAAGTCGACCCTGTCGGCGCTTGTGTGGGAATGCGCGGAACCCGCGTAAAAAATATCGTTAGAGAGCTCAACAATGAAAAAATCGACATCATCCCCTTTTCGACAGATCCAGTTGAACTACTCCAAAATGCCCTCTCCCCTATAGAGATGCGTAAAATCAGCGTCAACGAAGAAGATAACTCTATCTCCATCGTTGTAGAAGATGACGATTTCGCCGCAGCAATCGGCAAACGCGGCATGAATGCCCGCCTCAATAGCCAACTTCTAGGATGGGATGTAGAAGTCAAGCGGATGAGCGAATACCATCAAGAGATGGCTAAACAACATGATGACATGGAAAAAGAAGGAGAGGCTGAAGACCTCGATACAGAACTCACAGGGATTGAAGGCGTTAAACCTCTAATTTTTGAAACTCTCTTTGACCATGGCTATAAAACACTCCGCGATTTCTTACGTGCAACACCTGAAAAGCTTGCCGCTATTCCCGGCATCTCGTTAGAACTTGCGGACAAAATCCTAGAAAAAATCCGTAAAAAGAGGATCTAA
- the rpsA gene encoding 30S ribosomal protein S1, with amino-acid sequence MSKQSKYTWNDDEILDDVLFEEKDAQLFKNLLKSDNSSVESENAVLAPGSILKGKIVEITKDHVVVDVGLKSEGIVPIEQFSDPSQLVLDGEVEVLLDQPEDDNGQIVLSREKAERLRQWEYILQHCEEGSIVKGRVLRKVKGGLMVDIGMEAFLPGSQIDNKRIKNLDEYIDKTFEFKILKINIERKNVVVSRRELLEAERISRKAELLQTIKEGDKREGVVKNITDFGVFLDLDGIDGLLHITDMTWKRIKHPSEMVQLGQKLEVIILNVDRDKGRVALGLKQKDSNPWDEIEKRYPPGTRVHGKIVNLLPYGAFIELEPGIEGLIHVSEMSWVKNITDPSEIVKKGEDIEAIVLQVQKEEGKISLGIKQTEHNPWDDVEAKYPVGSSVKAEIRNLTNYGAFVELEPGVEGLIHISDLSWIKKVSHPSELLKKGDVVEAVILSVDKESKKITLGVKQLSNNPWANIEKIMPIGSLVKGIVSKITAFGAFVELDCGLEGLIHVTELSDQAFGKVEDVVSKGEEITAKVIKLDPEHKKIALSIKEYLVEKNQFSRDDIDITSARPSKDDKEHKKGKRQHQEDEEEDDQ; translated from the coding sequence ATGTCAAAACAGTCAAAATATACCTGGAACGATGATGAGATCTTGGATGATGTGCTCTTCGAAGAAAAAGATGCGCAATTATTCAAAAATCTTCTCAAAAGTGATAACAGTTCCGTCGAATCTGAAAACGCAGTATTAGCTCCAGGGTCCATACTCAAGGGTAAAATTGTCGAAATCACCAAGGACCACGTCGTTGTAGACGTAGGCTTGAAATCTGAAGGCATAGTACCTATTGAGCAATTTTCCGATCCTTCTCAGCTAGTTCTAGACGGTGAAGTGGAAGTCCTTCTCGACCAGCCCGAAGACGATAACGGCCAAATCGTCCTATCCCGTGAAAAAGCAGAACGCTTACGTCAGTGGGAATATATCCTACAGCATTGCGAAGAAGGATCTATCGTTAAAGGTCGCGTCCTCCGTAAAGTCAAAGGCGGCTTAATGGTCGACATAGGCATGGAAGCATTCTTGCCAGGCTCTCAAATTGACAACAAGCGTATTAAGAACCTTGACGAATACATCGACAAAACTTTTGAATTCAAAATTCTTAAGATCAATATCGAACGCAAAAACGTCGTCGTTTCCCGCCGCGAACTGCTTGAAGCCGAGCGCATTTCCCGCAAAGCAGAGCTACTTCAGACTATCAAAGAAGGCGACAAACGCGAAGGCGTCGTCAAAAACATTACTGACTTCGGTGTGTTCCTTGACCTCGACGGTATCGATGGCTTGCTCCACATTACAGATATGACATGGAAGAGAATTAAACATCCTTCCGAGATGGTCCAACTTGGCCAAAAACTCGAAGTCATCATCCTTAATGTCGACCGCGATAAAGGCCGCGTAGCTTTAGGACTAAAACAAAAAGATAGCAATCCTTGGGACGAAATCGAAAAACGTTACCCACCAGGTACTCGTGTTCATGGTAAGATCGTCAACCTTCTCCCTTATGGCGCATTTATTGAACTCGAGCCCGGTATCGAAGGCCTTATCCACGTTTCAGAAATGTCATGGGTAAAAAATATCACTGACCCAAGCGAAATCGTGAAGAAAGGTGAAGATATCGAAGCCATCGTTCTTCAAGTACAGAAAGAAGAAGGCAAGATCTCTCTAGGCATCAAACAAACTGAACATAATCCTTGGGATGATGTAGAAGCGAAATACCCAGTAGGCAGCAGCGTAAAAGCGGAAATCCGCAACCTGACAAACTACGGCGCTTTCGTTGAACTAGAGCCAGGCGTTGAAGGTCTTATCCATATCTCCGACCTAAGCTGGATCAAAAAAGTATCCCATCCTTCCGAATTGCTGAAAAAAGGCGACGTCGTGGAAGCGGTTATTCTTTCTGTTGACAAGGAAAGCAAAAAAATTACATTAGGTGTAAAACAGCTAAGTAATAATCCTTGGGCTAACATTGAGAAGATCATGCCTATCGGTTCTCTAGTGAAAGGTATAGTTTCTAAAATCACCGCTTTCGGTGCTTTTGTAGAACTTGACTGCGGACTAGAAGGACTTATCCACGTCACTGAATTATCTGACCAAGCTTTCGGTAAAGTAGAAGACGTAGTCTCCAAAGGCGAAGAAATTACTGCTAAAGTCATTAAACTTGACCCAGAGCACAAAAAAATCGCCCTCTCAATAAAAGAGTACTTAGTAGAGAAAAACCAGTTCAGCCGCGATGATATTGACATTACCAGTGCCCGTCCTTCAAAAGATGATAAAGAGCACAAAAAAGGTAAGCGCCAACATCAAGAAGATGAAGAAGAAGACGACCAATAA
- the queD gene encoding 6-carboxytetrahydropterin synthase QueD, translating into MFELTKEFRFEAGHSLEFHDGKCRGPHGHSYILIVHLCGEELIASGSKKNMLVDFSDISSIVKPMIHDYFDHKWLNVSLDNDSPSAEFIARWIYHFLAPSLPLLSAITLYETATSKVTYRPKS; encoded by the coding sequence ATGTTTGAGCTGACGAAAGAATTCCGCTTTGAGGCGGGACACTCCCTCGAATTTCACGACGGTAAATGCCGTGGTCCGCATGGGCATTCCTATATTTTGATTGTGCATCTTTGCGGTGAAGAGTTGATAGCATCCGGAAGCAAGAAAAATATGCTCGTGGATTTCTCGGATATTTCATCTATCGTCAAACCGATGATTCATGACTATTTTGACCATAAATGGCTGAATGTTAGTTTAGATAATGATTCCCCCAGCGCTGAATTCATCGCACGTTGGATCTATCACTTTCTTGCCCCTTCCTTACCCCTATTATCCGCCATTACCTTATACGAAACAGCAACTTCCAAAGTTACGTATCGTCCCAAATCATAA
- a CDS encoding aspartate kinase, which produces MKQNSTLVMKFGGASVETLTHFAQVAGLIASKKNEYSSIIVVVSAMQGVTDKLIGMAHAVNPFPPRREYDMLVTVGERMSCSLLAMALDVRGIPAISFTGSQAGIITTEEHAEARILDVRPNRIAPALSEGKVIVVAGFQGVSRQGAITSLGRGGSDTTAVALGVALNADHIEFYKDVPGLFSDDPKKNASAQHYPELAFDEALQIIARTGKILHARCVRLAERNNIPLHVMTFHQQQDEERVHRTIISNRGIRIHEPIYEDCTEQVTYA; this is translated from the coding sequence ATGAAGCAAAACTCAACACTCGTCATGAAGTTTGGTGGTGCATCTGTCGAAACGTTAACTCATTTTGCGCAGGTTGCAGGACTCATTGCTTCTAAAAAAAATGAATATTCTTCAATTATTGTAGTTGTCAGTGCAATGCAAGGCGTTACTGATAAACTTATTGGAATGGCTCACGCTGTCAATCCCTTTCCACCACGAAGAGAATATGACATGTTGGTGACTGTGGGCGAGAGGATGAGCTGCTCACTCTTGGCGATGGCTCTGGACGTACGCGGCATTCCGGCAATAAGTTTTACAGGTAGCCAGGCGGGGATAATAACAACAGAAGAACACGCAGAAGCAAGAATTTTAGATGTCCGCCCTAACCGCATAGCTCCTGCGCTCAGCGAAGGCAAAGTTATTGTCGTTGCAGGTTTCCAAGGCGTTAGCCGCCAAGGAGCCATTACATCCCTAGGACGTGGTGGATCCGATACCACAGCTGTAGCTTTGGGAGTGGCGTTGAATGCAGATCATATCGAGTTCTATAAAGATGTCCCTGGTTTGTTTAGCGATGATCCTAAAAAGAATGCCTCTGCACAGCATTATCCTGAGCTGGCATTTGATGAAGCTTTGCAGATTATCGCAAGGACTGGAAAAATTTTGCATGCACGTTGCGTGCGGTTAGCAGAAAGAAATAACATTCCTTTGCATGTCATGACATTTCATCAGCAGCAAGACGAGGAGCGAGTTCACAGGACTATCATTTCAAACCGAGGAATACGAATCCACGAGCCCATCTACGAAGACTGTACCGAGCAGGTGACATATGCTTAA
- a CDS encoding branched-chain amino acid transport system II carrier protein, producing MRNPQQTIILATGFAMFSMFFGAGNIVFPLAMGQHTESMIPFAFMGLLITAVGVPFMGLIAMTLYDGDYKEFFARLGIWPGFVLSAIIMGLIGPFGAIPRCITLAYSTAHMYFPGISLPVFSIISCCAIFSLTYKKNKLLDILGYVLTPFLLLTLTIIIVKGLLESQHMPQSTFSPLPVFFYGFNEGYKTMDLLGAFFFSSVVIAGLKNDLNATSSKQDSSALIKVAIKASVLGAILLAIVYAGFSAIAAYNGSLLEPLPKDEMIGVLSRNILGQYAGFIATVCVALATLTTAMALSSVFAEFLHKDVALGKIGYIPSLLVTLVIAFFVSTLHFTGIAQFLEPILQVCYPSMIVLSAANLCYKLFGFKPVKSLVFGTLALTIAIYGAVLYLG from the coding sequence ATGCGTAATCCCCAACAAACAATAATCCTTGCAACTGGTTTTGCCATGTTCTCGATGTTTTTCGGAGCAGGAAACATAGTCTTTCCATTGGCAATGGGTCAGCATACCGAATCGATGATACCATTCGCTTTTATGGGTTTATTAATTACTGCAGTGGGCGTCCCCTTTATGGGATTGATAGCTATGACTTTGTATGATGGGGATTATAAAGAGTTTTTTGCTCGATTAGGTATTTGGCCCGGATTTGTGCTATCTGCAATTATTATGGGGTTGATAGGCCCATTTGGAGCTATTCCACGTTGCATCACCTTGGCCTATTCTACTGCGCACATGTATTTTCCGGGTATTAGCCTCCCCGTTTTCAGTATCATTTCCTGTTGCGCTATCTTTTCCTTAACGTATAAAAAGAACAAACTCTTGGACATTTTAGGCTATGTATTAACGCCATTCCTTTTGTTGACTCTGACTATCATCATAGTGAAAGGTCTTCTAGAATCACAGCATATGCCACAAAGCACCTTCTCACCACTTCCTGTCTTTTTCTATGGATTTAATGAAGGGTATAAAACTATGGACCTTCTAGGCGCTTTCTTCTTTTCTTCAGTGGTAATCGCGGGCCTAAAAAATGATTTGAATGCGACGAGTTCAAAACAAGACTCCAGTGCATTAATAAAAGTAGCGATTAAAGCCAGCGTATTAGGTGCTATATTATTGGCTATAGTTTATGCAGGATTCAGCGCAATAGCTGCCTATAATGGCAGTTTATTAGAACCTCTACCTAAGGATGAAATGATCGGTGTACTTTCCAGAAATATCCTAGGACAATATGCAGGATTCATTGCGACAGTTTGTGTTGCCTTGGCGACCTTGACTACTGCAATGGCGCTTTCATCGGTTTTTGCGGAATTTCTACATAAGGATGTGGCATTAGGGAAAATAGGCTATATTCCTTCACTGTTGGTCACGCTCGTCATTGCCTTTTTTGTTTCTACTTTACATTTTACAGGCATAGCACAATTTTTAGAGCCTATATTGCAGGTCTGTTATCCTTCCATGATTGTGCTTAGCGCAGCCAACTTATGTTATAAGCTATTTGGTTTTAAACCCGTAAAGTCCCTTGTATTTGGCACTTTAGCGTTAACAATAGCTATTTATGGCGCTGTGCTTTACTTGGGTTGA
- the murF gene encoding UDP-N-acetylmuramoyl-tripeptide--D-alanyl-D-alanine ligase, which translates to MKKQNIYQLTHYGRIGGAPRYQDFMGVACDSRLVQAGNLFVAMKGAQTDGHQFLKEVSEKGAVAAIVHDDYSGPHYGLTLIFVHDPLDTLQQLARDLLARQHSRVIAITGSLGKTTTKEFLFTLLNGKYKVLRTPGNNNSQIGLPLALLNGLEGDEQVVICEMGMTHAGNIAKLVKIAPPYLGIITCVEPVHACNFSGIEGISQAKAEIFSHSLTSFGLLDSSVEGLKKLHQHHKPKIFTFSKENKHADFIFDIYPDGTLAIKGVNGVAAEFPPMHLPAKHNGYNFLIAAVAAYLIGMSWTEIAQRQPLLTLPERRLQFIEKKGILFVNDSYNASMVAVKAALDALPVPKKQGRTIAALGEMLELGDLTEKHHRAVGEHALTTVDEIFCLGEGCKPIEDVWKVNKKPCHLFIERNELIDALRKTVQPGDVVLVKGSRLKQMWKVIEEI; encoded by the coding sequence ATGAAAAAACAAAATATTTACCAACTTACACATTACGGAAGAATTGGAGGCGCCCCTAGATACCAAGATTTCATGGGTGTTGCCTGCGATAGCCGCCTCGTTCAAGCGGGGAATTTATTTGTCGCCATGAAAGGCGCTCAAACCGACGGCCATCAATTTCTCAAAGAAGTTTCTGAGAAGGGTGCGGTAGCAGCTATTGTTCATGACGATTATTCCGGTCCCCACTACGGTTTGACCCTCATTTTTGTTCACGATCCTTTAGATACTCTTCAACAATTAGCACGCGACCTATTGGCCCGCCAACACTCCCGTGTTATTGCTATCACCGGATCTCTAGGTAAAACAACGACAAAAGAATTTTTATTTACTCTCCTTAACGGCAAATATAAAGTCTTGCGCACTCCCGGTAATAATAACTCCCAGATTGGGCTCCCGCTGGCATTATTAAACGGATTAGAAGGGGATGAACAAGTTGTCATTTGCGAAATGGGCATGACGCATGCAGGCAATATCGCCAAATTAGTAAAAATCGCTCCTCCTTACCTCGGCATCATCACTTGCGTTGAACCTGTACATGCCTGTAACTTTTCAGGTATCGAGGGGATCAGCCAGGCCAAAGCAGAGATCTTTTCACATTCTTTAACATCCTTCGGCCTACTCGATAGCTCTGTGGAAGGCCTTAAGAAACTTCACCAACATCACAAACCGAAAATCTTTACTTTTTCCAAAGAGAACAAACACGCAGATTTTATCTTCGACATCTACCCCGACGGAACTCTTGCAATTAAAGGGGTCAATGGTGTAGCTGCAGAATTCCCTCCCATGCATCTGCCTGCAAAACACAACGGATATAACTTTCTAATAGCTGCCGTCGCTGCGTACCTCATCGGGATGTCATGGACAGAAATTGCTCAAAGACAACCCCTGCTTACTCTTCCTGAAAGACGTCTCCAATTTATTGAAAAGAAGGGCATTCTCTTTGTGAATGACTCTTATAATGCCTCTATGGTAGCAGTAAAAGCGGCTTTGGATGCTCTACCCGTCCCCAAAAAACAAGGTAGAACAATCGCAGCCTTAGGCGAAATGCTTGAACTCGGTGATTTGACCGAAAAACATCACCGTGCTGTGGGTGAGCATGCTCTGACCACCGTAGATGAAATATTCTGCCTAGGGGAAGGATGTAAACCTATAGAAGACGTATGGAAAGTAAATAAAAAACCTTGCCATCTCTTTATCGAACGGAATGAGCTCATTGACGCCCTGAGGAAAACTGTTCAGCCCGGCGACGTTGTCTTAGTAAAGGGGTCGCGTTTAAAACAAATGTGGAAAGTGATAGAAGAAATATAG